A genomic stretch from Achromobacter spanius includes:
- a CDS encoding LysR family transcriptional regulator, which translates to MDMKQLRYFVMVAEELSFSRAAEKLNMSQPPLSQHIKLLEEELGVQLLNRTRREVKLTDAGAVFLRESRLLLGQMRTAVGATVRAAQSDAGVLRLGVATSALFNVLPRFLAMIKTAYPGVEVSVVDMQSHDQVSAVTHGQMDIGIVHVRPDRSKLMRVAILREPLAVVLPQGHPLASGDFALSELAEEPMVALARESGPAVFDAIVASCYGAGFSPSFKHTARSPLTIFQMVRLGFGVALVPRAYASSAYPGVCFRELADTAGQVRMEAIWSDKHASDLTRRIAVELLPRLAEPA; encoded by the coding sequence ATGGACATGAAGCAGTTGCGTTACTTCGTCATGGTCGCGGAAGAACTGAGTTTCAGCCGCGCCGCCGAAAAACTCAATATGTCCCAGCCCCCACTGTCGCAGCACATCAAGTTGCTGGAGGAAGAGCTGGGCGTGCAGTTATTGAACCGCACGCGACGCGAGGTCAAGTTGACCGACGCCGGCGCAGTATTCCTGCGGGAAAGCCGGCTGTTGTTGGGGCAGATGCGCACGGCGGTCGGCGCGACCGTGCGGGCAGCGCAGAGCGACGCCGGCGTGCTGCGGCTGGGTGTGGCGACTTCAGCCTTGTTCAATGTGCTGCCCCGCTTCCTGGCCATGATCAAGACGGCGTACCCCGGTGTGGAAGTCTCGGTGGTGGACATGCAGTCGCACGATCAAGTGTCGGCGGTGACACATGGCCAGATGGACATCGGCATCGTGCATGTGCGCCCGGACCGCAGCAAGCTCATGCGCGTGGCGATCCTGCGTGAACCGCTTGCCGTGGTGCTACCCCAGGGGCATCCGCTTGCCAGTGGTGATTTCGCGTTGTCGGAACTGGCCGAAGAACCCATGGTGGCCTTGGCGCGCGAGAGCGGCCCGGCCGTCTTCGACGCCATTGTTGCGTCGTGTTATGGGGCCGGCTTCAGCCCGTCGTTCAAGCACACCGCCCGTAGTCCATTGACTATTTTCCAGATGGTCAGGCTGGGCTTTGGCGTGGCGCTGGTGCCCCGCGCGTATGCGTCCAGCGCCTATCCCGGCGTGTGTTTTCGCGAGCTGGCCGACACGGCGGGCCAGGTGCGCATGGAGGCCATCTGGAGCGACAAGCACGCCTCGGACCTGACGCGGCGCATCGCCGTGGAATTGTTGCCGCGTCTGGCCGAGCCGGCCTAG
- a CDS encoding cation-transporting P-type ATPase → MQDSAQAQNGSPWHAQAGDQVLAELKATPMGLDQADAEARLATFGPNRLPIARQRGLVSRFLAQFHNVLIYVLLGSAAITAFLGHGIDTGVILAVVVANAVIGFLQEGKAEKAMTAIRQMLAPRANVLRDGARRSIAGEALVPGDIVLLEAGDRVPADMRLLSAHSMRVQEAVLTGESVPVEKHTDPVARGAELGDRTPMAYCGTLVAAGQGRGVVVATGLHTEIGRISTLLSTVQTLTTPLVKQMDAFGRWLTALILAVAGLLLVHGYFVRGYDFDALFMAVVGLSVAAIPEGLPAVLTITLAIGVQAMARRNTIVRRLPAIETIGAVSVICTDKTGTLTRNEMVVATTLTPHHVLALDGVGYEPKGRILLDGSVVDAEDHGVLQELARASTLCNDAALRQHDGGWAVEGDPMEGALLAFAEKAGADVQKLRAGWTRTDAIAFDSQTRFMATLCHDHERQAFIYVKGAPERILAMCANQRAADGGVEPLNTAYWHAQSDRIAASGQRLLGIAVRSVKPTHTVLENSDVDGTLTLLGVVGMIDPPRAEAIEAVRACREAGIRVKMITGDHAKTAAAIGAQIGLQDTRTVLTGADLDDLSDAALRQAAQDCDIFARTSPEHKLRLVMALQSQGMIVAMTGDGVNDAPALRRADVGIAMGEKGSEAAKEAAEVVLVDENFASIVAAVREGRTVYDNIKKVVSWTLPTNTGEALTVIVALLAGTSLPVTPIQILWINLVTGVTLGLALAFEPTEDNTMRRPPRAPSTPLIGGELAWHILLVSGLFLIAVFGVFHYATARGYSMALAHTMAFNTLVVMEIFHLFFVRNIYGTSLTWKAVAGTKVVWAMVVAVTAAQFAVTYLPPMQAVFGTASVPVWDGMLIVGVGVVLFALLEIEKQIRLGIKWQMSRQSPL, encoded by the coding sequence ATGCAAGACTCCGCGCAAGCCCAGAACGGTTCCCCCTGGCACGCACAAGCAGGCGACCAGGTGCTGGCCGAATTGAAGGCCACGCCCATGGGCCTGGACCAGGCCGACGCCGAAGCCAGGCTGGCCACCTTTGGCCCCAACCGGCTGCCGATCGCGCGCCAGCGCGGCCTGGTCAGCCGCTTTCTTGCGCAGTTCCACAACGTTCTCATCTACGTGCTGCTGGGCTCGGCCGCCATCACCGCGTTCCTGGGACATGGCATCGATACCGGCGTCATCCTGGCGGTTGTGGTGGCCAACGCCGTCATCGGCTTTCTTCAGGAAGGCAAGGCAGAGAAGGCAATGACGGCCATCCGCCAAATGCTGGCGCCGCGCGCGAATGTGCTGCGCGACGGCGCGCGCCGCAGCATCGCGGGCGAAGCCCTGGTGCCCGGCGATATCGTGCTGCTGGAGGCGGGCGACCGGGTGCCGGCGGACATGCGCCTGCTGTCGGCCCATTCCATGCGCGTGCAGGAAGCCGTGCTGACCGGGGAATCCGTGCCCGTGGAAAAGCACACAGACCCTGTCGCCAGAGGTGCCGAGCTGGGCGACAGAACACCCATGGCCTATTGCGGAACGCTGGTAGCGGCCGGGCAGGGCAGAGGGGTCGTGGTGGCAACCGGGCTGCACACGGAAATTGGGCGGATCAGCACGTTGCTGTCGACGGTTCAAACGCTTACCACGCCCTTGGTCAAGCAGATGGATGCATTCGGCAGGTGGCTCACCGCCTTGATACTGGCCGTTGCCGGGCTGTTGCTTGTCCATGGCTATTTCGTTCGCGGCTACGACTTCGACGCCTTGTTCATGGCAGTGGTCGGCCTGTCGGTCGCAGCGATTCCAGAGGGGCTGCCGGCGGTGCTGACCATCACCCTGGCCATCGGCGTGCAGGCAATGGCCAGGCGAAACACCATCGTGCGGCGTCTGCCCGCCATCGAGACGATAGGCGCCGTGTCCGTTATCTGCACGGACAAGACCGGCACCTTGACCCGCAATGAAATGGTCGTGGCCACGACCTTGACTCCGCATCACGTCCTGGCGCTGGACGGGGTGGGCTACGAACCCAAAGGGCGCATTCTGCTTGATGGTTCGGTCGTGGATGCGGAAGACCACGGCGTGCTGCAGGAACTGGCGCGCGCCAGCACGTTGTGCAACGACGCGGCGCTGCGCCAACACGACGGCGGCTGGGCGGTGGAGGGCGATCCGATGGAAGGCGCGCTGCTGGCGTTCGCGGAGAAAGCCGGGGCGGACGTCCAGAAGCTTCGGGCGGGCTGGACGCGCACCGACGCCATCGCCTTCGATTCGCAGACGCGGTTCATGGCAACGCTGTGCCACGACCATGAGCGTCAAGCATTCATCTATGTGAAGGGCGCGCCGGAACGCATACTGGCCATGTGCGCCAACCAGCGCGCGGCCGATGGTGGCGTGGAGCCGCTGAACACCGCGTATTGGCACGCGCAATCCGACCGCATCGCCGCCAGCGGGCAGCGCCTGCTGGGTATTGCGGTACGGTCCGTAAAGCCTACGCATACCGTGCTTGAGAACAGCGATGTTGACGGAACCTTGACGCTGTTGGGCGTGGTGGGAATGATCGACCCGCCCAGAGCCGAGGCCATTGAGGCGGTGCGCGCCTGCCGCGAAGCCGGCATTCGCGTCAAGATGATTACCGGCGACCACGCCAAGACCGCCGCCGCCATCGGCGCGCAGATCGGTCTGCAAGACACCCGCACCGTGTTGACCGGCGCCGACCTCGACGACCTGAGCGACGCCGCATTGCGGCAGGCCGCCCAGGATTGCGACATCTTCGCCCGCACCAGCCCCGAACATAAGTTGCGCCTGGTGATGGCCCTGCAATCCCAAGGCATGATCGTCGCGATGACCGGCGACGGCGTCAACGACGCCCCGGCGCTACGGCGCGCCGACGTGGGCATCGCCATGGGAGAGAAGGGAAGTGAAGCCGCCAAAGAGGCGGCCGAGGTGGTGCTGGTGGACGAGAACTTCGCGTCCATCGTCGCCGCCGTGCGCGAGGGCCGAACCGTCTACGACAACATCAAAAAGGTGGTGAGCTGGACGCTGCCCACCAACACGGGCGAAGCCCTGACGGTCATCGTGGCATTGCTGGCCGGCACAAGCCTGCCCGTGACACCGATCCAGATTCTTTGGATCAACCTGGTGACCGGCGTCACGCTGGGCCTGGCCCTGGCCTTTGAACCCACGGAAGACAACACCATGCGCCGACCGCCGCGTGCGCCCAGCACACCGCTGATCGGCGGCGAACTGGCCTGGCACATCCTGTTGGTAAGCGGCTTGTTCCTGATCGCCGTGTTCGGCGTCTTTCACTACGCCACCGCGCGTGGCTACTCAATGGCGCTGGCGCACACCATGGCGTTCAACACATTGGTGGTCATGGAGATATTCCATCTGTTCTTCGTCCGGAACATCTACGGGACGTCGCTGACGTGGAAGGCCGTGGCGGGTACGAAGGTGGTTTGGGCGATGGTTGTCGCCGTGACGGCGGCGCAGTTCGCGGTGACGTATTTGCCGCCGATGCAGGCGGTGTTTGGGACGGCGTCGGTGCCGGTGTGGGATGGGATGCTGATCGTGGGGGTGGGCGTGGTGCTGTTTGCTTTGTTGGAGATCGAGAAGCAGATTCGGTTGGGGATCAAATGGCAGATGTCACGACAATCGCCACTTTGA
- a CDS encoding aldehyde dehydrogenase, producing MIQRYQLFVGGRRMPASEGRVLQSTNPYTGEVWAEIPDAGPDDVALAVQAASRCFQTVWRDTPGVKRAALMHQLATLIETSADRMSAIESRDNGKIVRETRPQMLWVGRQLRYFAGYADKLFGQHVPLDQPNTLDYVSMEPYGVVALITAWNSPLALLANKLAPALAAGNCVVVKPSEHASASTLEFAALVEEAGFPPGVFNVVTGGARTGRALVEDPGVSLVSFTGSPSVGRDIAAMAGRRLVPVKLELGGKSPNIIFDDADLDRAVVGALAGIFGATGQTCVAGSRLLVQRGVYDEVVTRLTERAGRIRLGNPADPTTEMGTVANEPQFRRILDAIETARGAGARLVCGGARAHGPGLESGYFIEPTIFADVDNASHLAQEEIFGPVLAIIAFDTEADAIRMANDSRYGLAAGLWTRDLNRALRVSRAMQSGTVWVNTYRALGAQAPFGGFKESGIGRERGEAGLREYLTTRNVMIDYSNDVRDPFAIRT from the coding sequence GTGATACAGCGATACCAGTTGTTTGTGGGCGGCCGTCGCATGCCGGCATCAGAGGGTCGGGTGCTGCAAAGCACCAACCCCTATACCGGCGAAGTCTGGGCCGAAATTCCCGATGCCGGGCCGGACGACGTGGCATTGGCGGTGCAGGCCGCCAGTCGCTGTTTTCAGACGGTCTGGCGTGACACTCCCGGCGTCAAGCGCGCCGCGCTGATGCATCAGTTGGCGACGCTGATCGAAACGTCGGCCGACCGCATGTCCGCCATCGAAAGCCGCGACAACGGCAAGATCGTGCGTGAAACCCGACCGCAGATGCTGTGGGTCGGGCGGCAACTGCGCTATTTTGCCGGCTATGCCGACAAGCTTTTTGGTCAGCATGTGCCCCTGGACCAGCCCAACACGCTGGACTATGTGTCGATGGAGCCCTACGGCGTGGTGGCCCTGATCACTGCCTGGAATTCGCCGCTGGCGCTCTTGGCCAACAAGCTGGCGCCAGCACTTGCGGCGGGCAACTGCGTGGTAGTCAAACCCTCAGAGCACGCATCGGCCTCCACACTGGAGTTTGCCGCGCTAGTGGAAGAAGCGGGCTTTCCGCCGGGCGTATTCAATGTGGTGACGGGCGGCGCGCGTACCGGCCGCGCATTGGTGGAAGACCCCGGCGTGTCGCTGGTCAGTTTCACCGGCAGCCCGTCGGTAGGCCGCGACATCGCAGCCATGGCGGGGCGTCGGCTGGTTCCCGTCAAGTTGGAACTGGGCGGTAAATCGCCCAACATCATCTTCGACGATGCAGACCTGGACCGCGCCGTGGTTGGCGCGCTGGCCGGCATCTTTGGCGCCACGGGGCAGACCTGCGTGGCCGGCTCTCGTTTGCTGGTGCAACGCGGCGTGTACGACGAGGTGGTCACGCGGTTGACCGAACGCGCGGGGCGCATCCGACTGGGTAACCCCGCCGACCCGACGACGGAGATGGGCACGGTCGCCAACGAACCGCAATTCCGTCGCATTCTGGACGCCATCGAGACTGCCCGTGGCGCAGGCGCGCGGCTGGTGTGTGGCGGGGCGCGGGCACACGGGCCGGGCCTGGAATCGGGCTACTTCATCGAGCCCACCATCTTTGCCGATGTGGACAACGCCAGCCATCTGGCACAGGAAGAAATTTTCGGCCCGGTGCTGGCCATCATTGCCTTCGACACGGAAGCCGACGCCATCCGCATGGCCAACGACAGCCGCTATGGCCTCGCAGCGGGGTTGTGGACGCGCGACCTGAATCGGGCACTGCGCGTTTCGCGCGCCATGCAAAGCGGCACCGTCTGGGTCAATACCTATCGCGCGCTTGGCGCTCAGGCGCCATTCGGCGGCTTCAAGGAATCTGGCATTGGCCGCGAGCGCGGCGAGGCGGGCCTTCGGGAATACCTGACGACCCGCAACGTGATGATCGACTATTCCAACGATGTGCGCGATCCGTTCGCCATACGGACTTAG
- a CDS encoding universal stress protein, with protein sequence MYKRILVPIDGSATAEAGLKEAIRMAQLMQASLRMIHVVDELSFALTVDAYRYHAGELLDLTRKNGAKLLETAVATARAAGVEADSVLYENLDRTVHQRVMDEADDWKADLIVLGTHGRRGVRRAVLGSSAETIMRGAAVPVLLVRAPEA encoded by the coding sequence ATGTACAAACGTATCCTGGTACCCATCGATGGCAGCGCCACCGCCGAGGCGGGCTTGAAGGAAGCCATACGCATGGCGCAACTGATGCAAGCAAGCCTGCGCATGATTCATGTTGTGGATGAGCTATCGTTCGCGCTGACCGTGGATGCCTACCGCTATCACGCGGGCGAACTCCTGGACCTGACGCGAAAGAACGGCGCCAAGCTGCTTGAGACCGCCGTGGCCACCGCGCGCGCGGCTGGCGTTGAGGCCGACAGCGTGCTGTACGAGAACCTGGACCGCACCGTCCACCAGCGCGTCATGGACGAAGCCGACGATTGGAAGGCGGACTTGATCGTCCTGGGCACCCACGGGCGTCGCGGGGTGCGCCGGGCGGTGCTGGGCAGCAGCGCCGAGACCATCATGCGCGGCGCGGCCGTGCCGGTGTTGCTGGTGCGGGCGCCGGAAGCTTAG
- a CDS encoding NAD(P)-dependent oxidoreductase: MKEQLNLGFIGLGVMGEPMSINLARKSGQPLHVYDRASDAMARVVEQGGLASASAAEVAARADIVFLSLPSIDQVESVVDEILASPKRPGMIVDMSTSDVARTRALAGRLREAGIGFVDAPVARTKQAAVAGTLMISVGGSEGDVARLRPMLECMGSDVLHCGEIGSGQILKILNNMMVFMTVNALAEVLTIGRRSGMDGEKLFELLSQGSADSFVLRNHGMKSMAKDEFPEKTFPLTYAIKDASLALALADSAAFKPHIAQYAHDLMCQARDAGYAQNYHPVTVKLIDGRG, translated from the coding sequence ATGAAAGAGCAATTGAACTTGGGCTTTATCGGCCTGGGCGTGATGGGCGAACCCATGAGCATCAATCTGGCCCGCAAGTCGGGTCAGCCCCTGCACGTGTATGACCGTGCGTCCGACGCGATGGCGCGCGTAGTGGAGCAGGGCGGCCTGGCGTCGGCGTCGGCGGCCGAAGTGGCTGCTCGCGCCGACATTGTGTTCCTGTCCTTGCCGTCGATTGACCAGGTGGAGTCGGTGGTGGATGAGATCCTGGCGTCACCCAAACGGCCGGGCATGATCGTAGACATGAGCACGAGCGACGTGGCGCGCACACGAGCCTTGGCAGGCCGGCTGCGCGAGGCCGGGATCGGATTCGTGGACGCGCCGGTCGCGCGCACCAAGCAGGCGGCCGTCGCCGGCACCTTGATGATCAGCGTTGGTGGCAGCGAAGGGGACGTAGCACGCCTGCGCCCAATGCTGGAATGCATGGGGTCGGACGTGCTGCATTGCGGCGAGATCGGTAGCGGTCAGATCCTGAAGATCCTGAACAACATGATGGTCTTCATGACGGTCAATGCGTTGGCGGAAGTGTTGACGATCGGGCGGCGCAGCGGCATGGACGGAGAAAAGCTCTTCGAGTTGCTGTCCCAGGGGTCCGCCGATAGCTTCGTGCTGCGCAACCATGGCATGAAGTCGATGGCCAAGGATGAATTTCCCGAGAAGACCTTTCCATTGACCTACGCCATCAAGGACGCGAGCCTGGCGCTGGCGTTGGCCGATAGCGCGGCTTTCAAGCCGCACATTGCCCAGTATGCGCACGACCTGATGTGCCAGGCTCGCGATGCCGGATATGCGCAGAACTACCATCCGGTCACGGTCAAGCTGATCGACGGACGGGGCTAG
- a CDS encoding MBL fold metallo-hydrolase RNA specificity domain-containing protein, protein MQSNPRLRFLGAAGTVTGSRHLLDVQGRRVLLDCGLFQGVKPLRLRNWAPFPVPPTDIDAVVLSHAHLDHSGYLPRLVREGFRGPIYCSEATRDLCRILLLDSAHLQEADADYLNRHGISQHKPALPLYTVADAQRAIAALCPVEFDTPHDLPAGLRFTLTRAGHILGAAVVQIAYDGGKLVFSGDLGRYNDPLMPPPQAVGDADYLIIESTYGNRLHDTQDVLDTLADIIGRTIARGGTVIIPSFAVGRAQLLLLHLHRLKASGRIPASLPIYLDSPMASAAVETYLQHDDDQCLPQGEAEAAYRVATCVSDVEASKALDRSPMPKIIVSASGMATGGRVIHHLKHYVNDPRNTILLAGFQAAGTRGAAMLDGARSVKIHGEYVPVRAELDNLSMLSAHADADEILRWLGGFTRPPKDTYIVHGEPAAADALRLRIKDELGWRCHAVEQGEDVELK, encoded by the coding sequence ATGCAGTCCAACCCAAGATTGCGCTTTCTGGGCGCAGCCGGAACCGTCACCGGCTCGCGCCATCTACTTGATGTGCAGGGGCGGCGCGTCCTGCTCGACTGCGGGCTTTTTCAGGGCGTCAAGCCCTTGCGGCTGCGCAACTGGGCGCCGTTTCCCGTGCCGCCCACAGACATCGACGCCGTCGTGCTGTCGCACGCGCACCTGGACCATTCCGGTTACTTGCCCAGGCTGGTACGTGAAGGGTTTCGCGGGCCGATCTATTGTTCTGAGGCCACGCGCGATCTATGCCGCATCCTGCTGCTGGACAGCGCGCATCTGCAAGAGGCAGACGCCGACTACCTCAACCGCCACGGCATCTCGCAGCACAAGCCCGCGCTGCCGCTGTACACCGTCGCCGACGCGCAGCGGGCCATTGCCGCCTTGTGCCCGGTTGAGTTCGATACTCCTCATGACTTGCCGGCGGGGCTGCGCTTTACCTTGACGCGCGCGGGGCACATCCTGGGCGCGGCGGTGGTGCAAATTGCCTATGACGGCGGCAAGCTGGTGTTTTCGGGTGACCTGGGCCGCTACAACGACCCGCTGATGCCGCCCCCTCAGGCGGTGGGCGACGCGGACTATCTGATCATTGAATCCACCTACGGCAACCGGCTGCACGACACGCAAGACGTGCTCGACACCTTGGCGGACATCATCGGCCGCACGATCGCGCGCGGCGGCACCGTCATCATTCCCTCATTTGCCGTGGGACGTGCGCAGTTGCTATTGCTGCACCTGCACAGGCTGAAGGCCAGCGGCCGCATCCCCGCAAGCCTGCCCATCTATCTGGATAGCCCGATGGCCAGCGCAGCCGTGGAAACCTATCTTCAGCACGACGACGACCAGTGCCTCCCGCAAGGCGAGGCCGAAGCCGCCTACCGCGTGGCCACCTGCGTCAGCGACGTCGAAGCGTCCAAGGCGCTGGACCGCTCACCGATGCCGAAAATCATCGTCTCGGCCAGCGGCATGGCAACGGGAGGGCGCGTCATCCATCATCTGAAGCACTACGTGAACGATCCTCGCAACACCATCCTGCTCGCGGGTTTCCAGGCGGCGGGAACGCGCGGCGCGGCCATGCTGGACGGCGCGCGCAGCGTCAAGATCCATGGAGAATACGTACCCGTCAGGGCAGAGCTGGACAATTTGTCGATGCTGTCCGCCCATGCCGACGCCGATGAGATCCTACGGTGGCTGGGCGGATTTACCCGGCCACCGAAAGACACCTACATTGTGCATGGCGAGCCCGCGGCGGCGGACGCGCTGCGGCTGCGCATCAAGGATGAGCTGGGCTGGCGCTGCCATGCGGTGGAGCAGGGCGAGGACGTGGAGCTGAAATAG
- a CDS encoding CBS domain-containing protein gives MLARDLMTQDPFCVSASTPVSTIIRAMLDKNISAVMITGDDGELIGLVSEGDLVRRQDSVHQKKKDHWLSLLAQGEALNLEFLHSLQLGERTAAAVMSRPVITQDDTADLAQIADVMLKHGIKRVPITRDGKLVGVVSRRDILRAVLAQET, from the coding sequence ATGCTGGCACGCGACCTGATGACCCAAGATCCTTTTTGTGTGAGTGCGAGTACGCCGGTGTCGACCATTATTCGAGCGATGCTGGACAAGAACATCAGCGCCGTCATGATTACCGGCGACGACGGCGAACTGATCGGCTTGGTCAGCGAGGGGGACCTGGTGCGTCGCCAAGACAGCGTGCACCAGAAGAAGAAGGACCATTGGCTGTCGTTGCTGGCGCAAGGCGAGGCATTGAACCTGGAATTCCTGCACAGTTTGCAGTTGGGGGAACGCACCGCCGCCGCGGTGATGAGCCGCCCGGTCATTACCCAGGACGACACCGCCGACCTGGCCCAGATTGCCGACGTGATGCTTAAACATGGCATCAAGCGGGTTCCCATCACCCGCGACGGCAAGCTGGTGGGCGTGGTCAGCCGCCGCGACATCCTTCGCGCCGTGCTGGCGCAGGAAACATGA
- a CDS encoding Bug family tripartite tricarboxylate transporter substrate binding protein: protein MKIERQILRTRLTRRSLMSAAGAMALAIVAPSWANTGPTYPGGPIRLVVPFPPGGSVDTVARTLAPQLEKQFGQPVVIENRPGASSVIGAQHVKQSKPDGYTLLLNASLQMANPSLLTTATYDALNDFMPITEIGALPQLLVVRADSPYRTVADLISDARKRPREVQWAIAAFGAAGHLACELVNVEAKVDMPIIPYKGGGPALVDLMGGHVSAMIEPMASAYPHVQSGRLRALAVTSERRLASLPDLPTMAESGFPGFDMPSWYGLWAPAGTPQSVVNRVQKEVRLALRDPIVAEKLASISFQSVGSSPDEFGQYASREFNKYKTLISAARIKAD from the coding sequence ATGAAAATCGAACGACAGATTCTTCGCACAAGATTGACACGCCGCTCCCTGATGTCGGCGGCGGGCGCAATGGCGCTGGCCATCGTGGCGCCATCCTGGGCCAACACCGGCCCGACGTATCCGGGTGGCCCTATCCGGCTGGTGGTGCCGTTCCCCCCGGGTGGCTCGGTGGACACGGTGGCGCGCACGCTCGCGCCCCAATTGGAAAAGCAGTTCGGCCAGCCGGTTGTCATCGAGAACCGGCCGGGCGCCAGCAGCGTTATCGGCGCACAGCACGTCAAACAATCCAAGCCGGACGGCTACACCTTGCTGCTCAATGCCTCCTTGCAGATGGCCAACCCGTCCTTGTTGACGACGGCCACCTACGACGCCTTGAACGATTTCATGCCAATCACCGAAATCGGCGCGCTGCCGCAACTGCTGGTGGTCAGAGCCGATAGCCCGTATCGGACGGTGGCTGACCTGATCTCCGATGCACGCAAGCGTCCGCGCGAAGTGCAGTGGGCCATCGCGGCGTTCGGCGCGGCAGGCCATCTGGCCTGCGAGCTTGTGAACGTCGAAGCCAAGGTCGACATGCCGATCATCCCGTACAAGGGTGGCGGACCAGCGCTGGTCGACCTTATGGGCGGACACGTGTCGGCCATGATCGAACCAATGGCTTCCGCCTACCCGCATGTACAAAGCGGTCGGCTGCGCGCACTGGCCGTCACAAGCGAACGGCGCCTGGCGTCCTTGCCTGACCTGCCCACCATGGCCGAAAGCGGTTTCCCTGGTTTCGACATGCCCAGTTGGTACGGCTTGTGGGCGCCGGCAGGCACCCCGCAAAGCGTCGTCAACCGGGTGCAGAAAGAAGTGCGCCTGGCGCTGCGCGACCCGATCGTGGCGGAAAAGCTGGCGTCCATTTCATTTCAGTCCGTGGGTTCATCCCCCGATGAGTTCGGCCAATACGCGTCGCGCGAATTCAACAAATACAAGACCTTGATCAGCGCTGCGCGCATCAAGGCGGATTGA
- a CDS encoding flavodoxin family protein: MSVPLEQGAMMSRTGIVFYSRSGTGRTVAERLATVSGWPAWEVRDAEARSGLSGDLRCVVDSLFKRSPAYRYDGPELDVLDHVVLVTPVWLRSLAAPMRAFLRAEGSLLPAYSVICVMSGVGGFRAVDDIATLADKKPLSILLLKQADVLAEECDASLFRFKEQVAAATPAGRDDGQVIPAVD, encoded by the coding sequence ATGAGCGTGCCGCTCGAACAAGGAGCCATGATGTCGCGCACAGGCATTGTTTTCTATTCGCGTTCCGGAACGGGGCGAACCGTGGCCGAACGCCTGGCCACGGTGTCGGGTTGGCCGGCCTGGGAAGTGCGGGACGCCGAAGCCCGGTCCGGACTGTCCGGCGACCTGCGCTGTGTCGTCGACAGCCTGTTCAAGCGGAGCCCGGCGTACCGGTATGACGGCCCCGAGCTGGATGTGCTTGACCACGTGGTGCTGGTGACGCCGGTGTGGCTGCGTTCCCTTGCCGCGCCTATGCGTGCGTTCTTGAGGGCCGAAGGGTCCTTGTTGCCCGCTTACTCCGTGATCTGCGTCATGTCGGGGGTGGGCGGGTTTCGTGCTGTCGACGATATCGCCACCTTGGCGGACAAGAAGCCGCTATCGATCCTGCTGTTGAAACAGGCGGACGTGCTGGCGGAAGAATGCGATGCGTCCCTTTTCCGCTTCAAGGAGCAGGTGGCCGCGGCGACCCCGGCAGGCCGCGACGATGGCCAGGTGATACCTGCCGTGGATTAA
- a CDS encoding universal stress protein yields MKNVLIPVDGSENSLRAVRYMIDRVREYGPCTIHLLNVQLPIVSGTVLTFISADAIQEYYEDESKTALAKAKDILDAAGVMYQAELRVGNVADTIKAYATEQHCDHIVMGSRGLGAAGSLLLGSVAMKVLHTIHIPVVLIN; encoded by the coding sequence ATGAAGAATGTACTCATCCCCGTCGACGGCTCGGAGAATTCCCTGCGAGCCGTCCGCTACATGATCGACCGCGTGCGCGAGTATGGTCCTTGCACCATCCACTTGCTGAACGTGCAACTTCCGATTGTGTCCGGCACGGTACTGACCTTCATTTCGGCGGACGCCATCCAGGAATACTACGAAGACGAATCCAAAACCGCCCTGGCGAAAGCGAAAGACATCCTGGATGCCGCCGGCGTCATGTACCAGGCCGAACTGCGGGTGGGCAATGTGGCCGACACCATCAAGGCCTACGCTACTGAACAGCACTGCGACCATATCGTGATGGGCTCGCGCGGGCTGGGCGCGGCGGGCAGCCTGCTGCTGGGATCGGTGGCGATGAAGGTGCTGCACACCATCCATATTCCGGTGGTGCTTATCAACTAG